The sequence AGTAAGTGCCTGCCGACTTATTGACTCGCGCCAGAAGCGGCTTGTACCCTCAACAAATGAACGCAGCATTTTGGAGAAACACTCTTTTCACCACCGTAATACTCTCCATTCTGGTTGTCCTCACAGACTTTGCTTCAGCTTCAGATAAGCAAGCGGAAGGCATGGCTTTGTTTAAGCATGCTATTGAACTTACGGACTTACGTCAGAGTGGGCCGTATCGCCTGCACTGGAACCTAACGGTGGCGGACGAAGTGCTGGGTAAGCGAGAAGGAACGGACGTGGTCACTTTTGCGTCAATGGAGCGATGGCGCCGCGACCTTCACATGACGGGTTACGACGAGGTTGCAGTATTCCTCGGTCACAATATGTATCGCACCCGCAGCATTGCCTTCACGCCTCCCAGCATGCGTGGTGATGTGGCGGCCAGTCTTAGGAATCTTCCAGAAATGTTGAGTTTCAAAGTCCTGCGTGTATTCAATCGTAAGAAAGATGGCGTCGAGGAGCGTTGTGTTGATCTGGAGCTACCGAGCAAAGCAGAAATGATGTGGTGTTTCGATTCACAGACTGGACTACCGTTGTTGCAACAATGGCCTGACTTTAATCGTCGAATCGAGTTCTCGAATTACAAACAGATCGCCGGTAAGTTTGTCCCCGGCGTAGTCGAGGCGACGGCCAAAGGCAAGCAGGTGGATAAGGCCGTTCTTGAAGCGATCGATGTTCCCGATTCGCCTCAGGCCTTCGAACCTCCGCCGGGGGCCAACGTAAGACAGTGGTGCGACAACATGGAAAGGCCATTCCCGACGAAAAGGCTACCAGTGGATATCCGGCCCGATATGCGATCCCGCAAAGGCTTAGAGCTAAAGTACGAACTTACGCTGGACGCGCAGGGCAAGGTGACGAATGTCGTTCCCATGGATCCGCAGCCATACGTGGACCGGCAAGTGATCGAAGCGGTACGTACCTGGCAATTGGATCCGGCAACATGCGACGGTACACCGGTCCCCACCGACATCTTGCTTGATGCCGGGCGGTAGGTTTACCGACCTGACAGTAGTGGCTTAATTTTCAAGCCGATAACCAAACGTCCCGAAGGGACAATTGAAAGTAGCCCGCCAGTTTAATGGCGGGAGGCGGCCATTTCTGAAGTCGAGTGCCGGAGGCACGACTTAATTTTTCATCGGGCGCAACCCCGAGATCAGTTGTCCGCCTGAGGACTAGGTCCTTCCGTGGGCCTGGCCAGGCGTTGAAACGCCGGGCCATTGTCAGCTGTCCTTGCGGTACAACAGGTCGCGCATCGCCTGGCGGCGAGCTTCGTTGACTCCGCTGTCGGCATCCTTAAGACCGGCGTCCTTGCCGGATTTGCCGACGGGGCCAATGTACTCGGGCGCGCTGCAGTCGGGGCAATGCGTGGCAAACCCGGGTTTGTCGGGCTTCAGTTCAAATTCTTCCGAGCAGATTGCACAGACTTTCATGGGAAAAGCCATTCCTACTCCTATCAGGACGATGCCAGAAAATTACGTTCATAAATCATAAAACTTAGATCCGTGAACCGACAAGATCGTTGCTTTTTCTTGGCCAGGCAACGGGCAAGGCGTCTCAGGAAGGGCACGAAGGAATTCACGAAGGAGCACTAAGGAAAACGCTTCGCCTCCTACTCAACGTCGGGTTCCGCGCGGCGACAACGACTGAAGTAGCGCTTTGAAGTCAGAGGGGAGTTCACAATCTACCGAAATGGTTGTTCCTGAGCGTGGATGAACGAAATCGAGGTGGGCGGCGTGGAGGGCAACGCGATCAATCTTTCGCTCTGACGCTTCTGCGGGAGAATATTTGCGGTCGCCGATGACGGGGTGGCCGAACGCTGCGAACTGCACTCGGATCTGATTCTGCAGTCCCGTAACCAGCGTGACCCGAACCAGCGACGCGCCGCGAAGGGATTGTTCGACGGTATAGCGAAGTTCCGCGCGAGTTGCTAGGGAATCTTTCTCGGTGCTCAGTTTTTGAAACATATCCTCACGTCGCAAGTAGTGAACGAGCTTGTCTTGCTTGGCGGAGAGATGTCCGCGCACGACGGCGAGATACTGGCGCACGGGAGTATGCGCAAGAAACTGCTGCACGAGCGCCTCGCGATCCCGTTCGGTTTTCAC is a genomic window of Acidobacteriota bacterium containing:
- a CDS encoding RluA family pseudouridine synthase; this translates as MKKSPGKHGSRNPRRSRDLAVLYEDDAVVALNKPAGLLSVPAPGSDAASAWSILSAELKSRRQRAYVVHRIDRFTSGVLLFVKTERDREALVQQFLAHTPVRQYLAVVRGHLSAKQDKLVHYLRREDMFQKLSTEKDSLATRAELRYTVEQSLRGASLVRVTLVTGLQNQIRVQFAAFGHPVIGDRKYSPAEASERKIDRVALHAAHLDFVHPRSGTTISVDCELPSDFKALLQSLSPRGTRR